In the Scatophagus argus isolate fScaArg1 chromosome 11, fScaArg1.pri, whole genome shotgun sequence genome, TATGAACTGTTTGCCGACAAACTGACGACCCGAGGCTGGAGGTGCGACTGGAGCGGAAAACAGTTCGACCTGAGAATCTTACCAGATTCAACATGTGACTCAAAGATCTTTCGGTCATCTGTAGCCTCAGGACCTGAACATGCgtgtgacaaacaaacagacgtGTGCAGTCAGTGCAGGTTTAATCACTGATGCCGCTTTGTGAAACACCTGGAAAGGGCTTCATCTGTGTTATCACATGCCAAAACTCACCCTGTAAAGGTGGAGCAGGAAGGCGGCGAAGATCGACAGCGCTCCACAGGAAGTCCCGCCCATCACAATCAGACACAGAGCGATGAGGAGCTGCGTCCGCGGCCGCAGGGTGCCGCAGTCTCTAGAGACAGATGgtctgcaaaacagaaaatacagaaaaaaataaatatagaaacacTTAACTAATACTGAATGAGACATTTAAGAAAGGCCAAAAACAATCCAGTCACAGTTTCAAATCACAACCTGCACCTCCAGGTTTAAATGTCCGGTCCACACCTGTGTAGCGGAGTGAATATTAGTGAGACCAGTCGCATCACGAGACGGAGGAGTGTGCTGCCCCAGTAAGCAACCGCCGCCCCGAACACGTAAAGCAGAGGGGACAGAAGGTGGGGCCATTCTTCAGCTGGTCCGCTGCCCTCGTGAAACGTTGCGTCAGGGGTGGCTGGGGGGAGAACATCCATGAGGGGGAGGCAAAGAGCTGACCAGACCTCTTGAAACCAGCTGCAGCTAAGATGAGGGAGGAATTAGAAAGAAAGTTAAAATTGTGTGATttggagtttttattttttattttttgtcaatGTATATTTCTGAATGAAGTCTCATTTAAATTCAACATTGAACTTCCAAAGCTCACCTAAGCAAGAAGTGCAGAATATAAACGGGCAGACTGACTTTATGGGGCTGCAGGCCTTTGGCCACCACCTGGCTCATGTCTGCAGCTCGCCTCGTCTTCAGTATGGAGGACAGCTGCCCCCCACAGGCCAGGAGGAGGGTCACAGCTGTGTACACCGGCACCATGGGACCACAGAACCTCAGGATCTGTCAGGGGAGAGAGAGCACATCAGGCAGGCTTTCTCCTGTTCGGACCACAGATTACTCATCGGGAGCAACACGAGCATCAAGATATTCAAGACGGTTTTCATctagacaaaacaaacaaagaaaagagaataagGAAAGGCAATGTGCAAATAAGACAACAACATCATACCTGTCCCAGCACCCTCGGTAATGAAGTCCTTACTGACACCTAAGGTTAAAACCAGAACTTATCATTTATTTCTCTACAGATTTCAACCTGTTTTTATGACAAGAACAACAATAATCACAAGGAACCGTCCTCAGGATGTGCGGGAAGTCAGAGGTTGCAGGAGCAGTACCTTATATTGGCAGTTGGGGGCAGTGTGGAGCCGAAGGAGGACATCTGAGGTGTTGTCTAGACGACTTGTGTGGAGCATCCCTGAGATCTCGGCCACTGATGGCACACTGgcagacagatgacagaaacaGTGAATATGACGTgtgaacagcagaaacaacaacctGGACACAAACACCGACATGAGTCACCTGACTGTGGTGAAAGAGTCCTCTCGAAACCACGGCACATTCATTATGTACACACTGGGGAGTCTATCTGCAGAGAAACAGCGatcatcatcacattttaacatgcGCACAGCCTGCATGCCTGCCTCTGCAACACGGGACAAACTCACCTTTATGTACTTTACACTGGCTTGCGACATTAATTCTGAAAGCCTGATAAACCTAAAGACACAATCGTGTTGAAAAGTTAGTGACAGAGTAGAAACAGGTAAAACCGAGTCCAGCAAACACCTGATGAAGTACTGAAAGCTACCTGGTGAAAGTGCTGCAGCTTGATGGTGTGAAGAAGTCCAGAGGAGTTGACCGTGATGTCGCTGACAGTCAAACCTGGAAAACCAACAGTTACTGAAAAGGAACGTTTCTTTTCCTCTACAGGGTTTCAGAGCGTCAGCAGCAAGACGACTCACCGAAGGACAGGACATGTGGCACCGGGACCGACAGAGTCTGAGATGCTTGTCTCTGCCACTCGCACTCCACCGTGAACTGTGGACCACACAACCACACTTTAGAAATTAGGGGTAACTATTCTACAGGAAGTAGAAGCGACTGATATCACAAAAGGTTGGAGAAGAATTCACGGTTTCCGGATGATGTTTTCCTAATGACTTTCTGTTGACCTTCCCAGCATCCTCAGCTGTACCTTGCTAATTAAATCATGTTTGCATGCCAACATGCTCAACTCAGACCGTACATAGACGACGTTagctgctaaacatcagcatgtaagCTGTCAGAGAGAAGAACAGGAAGCATCGGAGAGGAGTGAGctctcattttgtttcaagCACCTGTTTGCCGTTGAGGTTGGAGGCTGAAACAACCAGATGGGTAACTGAAGACAAGTCACTGAGACTCAGAATCAGGACCTGAGGGGGACAACAGACCGTTATGAGTaaccagcagcagctggactGGACGGCGTCTCTTTAGAGGATAACTGATCACCTTGTATGGCGGCAGAAGCTCCGTTCCCATGGACAGGTCCACTGCATGCACACTGGGAAATTCAGAGGGTGCGAATGAAGAGAAGAATCGTGAAGATGAAGATGCGAACATGTTGACTGAGGATACAGACGGTGGGGgaagagataaaaacacattctCACCATGAAGAagcgtttttgtgtgtgcagccatATACCCAGCTGGTCATCTCCTGTTGGACGGCAACAATAAACCACAATCAccgttttcttcttttcttttgaacttatttatacctttttttttaatacactttACTATGTGTCTTCTGCATTGATTTCACTGCATTCGCTCATATACATGCACGCATGTGATTCAGTGGACACATCAGAGAAGCGGTTTCCATTCAGAAGTCTGACACCAGGCTAACGTGGACTCAGATGGCGGTGGAAACTCACCAGGTTGTTGCTGCGGCAGTAGAAATGGCTGTAAGCTTTCCTGCGACTCGACAGGGCAAACAGGAAGTATTTCATCTGTCCCTCCTGTAAGCAAGAGAGCAACACTGGTCACGACTGGCTCGtgtattttctgtctgcatcAGGGCTTTGCTTTCTGAGATCATTAGTCACATAACTAGACATCAGTCTGCATGAGGAGCTCTTTTACTACATTGATAAAGTCCAGAACCTTTGGTGTGCTGTAAGCCAGACGCAGCGTGTTAACTTCACTCCACGCTTCAGGAAAAtctggaaaacagaaagaaaaagagaaaagacaggaagcagataTGAGTGAGTCGTTAACAGTGCCAAAAACCTCAGCGACTCACTTTGGGTTACAGAGTTAATGAAActcagaatattttaaaaatacaatacaaaaacaaaagatatgaCTCAATTACTATAACTAAAACTACTAATAATAACTTCATTTATATAGCAGAACTAACAAAGTGCTTTGACAAAGCAAAAGAAGGATCCTGCGGCAGTTTAACAACAGAAAGCCAAACAGTCCAGATCAAGGAAAAGTTAAGAGAAAgtcaacacaaaaatgacaaaagatgcaaattgcaaaaaaacaaagttgcaACATAAATTCaaagaataaaagcaacaaGAGGACATGATCAtgtaaaagcaaagaaatacaaataaaaggggaagaaatgagaaaataaatacagataaaaaacagcaacagaagcaATAAAGACAACCTGACATTAAAGCAAGTTTATAAAAATGGGTTTTAAGAAGCGATTGAAATGATTCTGCGAGCCTCCTCAGACGGGCTGCTGCAAACAGACTGTGGGGATGTGAAGTTGTCTGTTAAAACCAGTAAAGTGCCTCTCGGCCTCTACACGATGAAGTGTTTCCTCGTACCcgagatggagatggaggcGTCTTGAGTTCCTCCCGGCATCCTGACGGGATGTCGGACAAAGTGGTGGTTTAGTacagacattttcttctctgGGTGTACTGTGAACTAATAAGAACAGGCTGGTTAGCTTGCAATGAACGTTTCCCAGAGATGCCATATTTCATGAGACATGGTGGGATGACAACACCCCTCCACATTCCTTCACACAACATTTctgagaaaaaggagaaaacgtTTTAACGTCCGTTGTTCTGACCTGTCTGGTTTCAGGATCGATGAGGTCAAAGAACGTCCTGACGGTAGCGAGAACGAGCTCTTTGCACCTGGAACACAAGGACGCCGCATATTAACAAACTGCACAATGTTTAAATATAGTTCTGAATGAATGCTTAACGCCAGGCTTTTACCAAACGATGGACAGATGGTCGGTGGACACCCAAGTCCTGGGAACTGCAGTTGCCTGTGCAGAGACAAGAGGacattaaaacataatgtgaaGAGAAGTGCAGGATCAGGCATGTGTGCTGCATTCAGGGGCAGTATTTTCTGCCCCTAAAGCAGAACTATTGTTGGGGCATAAACTATACAGCAGGAAGAAACTTTTGACTCTAATCTCTTGAGGGAAAAAGTAAGTAAGGTTCCTCAGGTCTTACAAACATTCCAGGGTTCCTGGAAAAGATCCTGTTCAATGATTGGGCCAAGTGCCATTTAGCCAATTCATTAACAAAACTTACCACCAGTGATAATTTATTGGGGTCTCCCGGGGGACACGGCAGGGATGTCAGGCCAGACCGGACCTGGTAGTCACGGTAACCACCCCCAACAGACAGAACGGTGACGTTCCTGAGCTTGTTCGCCTGGTTCACCCACTTCTGTCTCACTGCAGAGTAGAAATCtacacagagcagagacaaagCGAAGGCGTCACATATTCCACTTCGATGTACCATTCAAGACCAGCGTGCGAGCTCTCCTTACCCAGCAGGTACGGGTCCAGGGCCAGCACTGGAGCCAGGTGAGGGGAAGCCTGGGTGATGATGAGGCTGACCAGGTTGGCGTTGAAGCGGGGCAAAGTGTACAGCGCTCGGGCCACAACTCCTCCCATTGAGTGGCCGACAAGCACCACACTCTGAGGAGGGGTCTTCAGGTGCTGGCAGGCAGACGGGAGGAGGAAACAGACTGAGCTCACTCGCAGGATTCAGAGTTTTACGTCTACCAGAATGTAatgttagaaaaacaaaaacaaaacaaaggcttTGTTCTGTCCCGGTCAGTGTTGTCTGGTGTAGGTGGAGGCCCAACACATCCACTGCAGCTAAGAGGGTTGCAACCAATAGTGATAACAAGCAGCTTCTTCTTTAAATCTAGTCAAACGTCCTCATTCATTTGCTCTTATTACCACTTACAGTAAAGTAGACATATTAATAAAAGTCCCAGTGACCTTTGGTTGGGTTGTCATGATTTTAGATGACTTATCTTCTTGGTTTTTCATAAAATGACTTTGCAGggttttgtttcactgttgcacctgcagtctgtgtgtgaccTCTTAGTTTGCTCTCTTTTAAACCTCATATCCAACAACTTGCACTGTTGGATAAAGCTGAAAACTGGCACTCACTCTGGTGTTAACCACCTGTGCTGCTGTATTTGCCATCACAAATGTTACAGATTAAACCCATGTAATGTACTGcctgctgccccctgcaggtTGACAGAcatgtgaatatttaatgttgaaTGGAATATTTACTAAGAACTGTTGTCTCGTCAACTTGTTTAATACTGCCACATGGACAAGTCAGGGGGACTAATTACATTTAGATGGTGATGAACAGTTTGACATCCATCCCCCACACTGAAACAGGACTCCACCTGCAATATCCATCATGTGCAGTAAGTAACCCTGTCTGACGGGTGGATGATATTTGAGGCCTGACCTTGTAGAGCCTCAGGATGGCCTTGATGCTCTCGTGCAGGAAGTGTGTCTGCCTGAGCAGACTGCCGCCGTAAAGCGCCACCAGCTCCTCATTGAAGTCCACGGTGAACACGTTGAAGTGGAGACCTCCCTCCATGTTTTCAGCCTTCCTCAAGGCCACAGAGCCCAGGGAGCGAGCTTCACCAGGAGAGGAACAAACAGGAGTGAAATCGTACAAATGTGGAGCCAATGCTACTCCTACTCACTGCCAAACGCTCAGATTTAGATGCAACAATTATTTATGCACATCTCTTGTGTACCATTTTCCCCAGACGGAAGGCAACACCCTGATCTTACGTGGCACCAACATTTCATAAAGCAGTTGTAACTTACGAAGTTGTGAAGCTTATCAAATAGCCGCTGATGTTAGAAATAAATCAGCATGAAGAGTGTAAATGAAGGGACTGAAAGCATCATCACAACACCACAGTGTAACTGCGAAATCAAAGCGCGGGTGTTTTTCCCTTCCTCCACACAACTGACAGCAGGAACAGCCAGCCGGCACAACCTCAGAAAGGATTTGTGTCGCTGAATTATTAGTTACAGAAAACATCAGGTCACCAGAactcatgaaaagaccaaaataaacaatttcGTTGTCCATCTTTTAATACAATCTTCCCTGTGGCACTCAGACCAAAACACATGTTCCTACTGAGGATGGaaatctttctttaaaaaaaagaaaaaaaaaatcaatcataaaaatactgactgatTTTTAAAGATTTCCTCAAACATCTGGGACCTGTAGTTTAAAGCAAATTTTACTTCATCAGGAGGAAACTGTGTATTTGACTGGGACCATTTTCAGCTGCGGATGAACACAAATGTGGTGCTTCAGTGAGTATTTATAGCAGCAGGACGGTGTAGGTGGGACTGAGccaaaataaactacagtgtgtgtgtgtgtgtgtgtgtgtgtgtgtgttcatggtaatgagGGAACATGTCACCTGGTGCCACACTGATGGGTTTTTTGACAACACTAAAGCTCTGTGGCACGGAGGAAGACGATCCGTCAGGCTTTGATACACAGGAAGTACTTGTTAGTAGGATCAgcttgttgttggttttggtcttttcatgtgATTCGTTGACAATAAGAGAAATACAGAACACCAACATCCCACCAGGCTCTGGATGTACACATCCTCAAATTAATACAAGAACCTTATTacaacaagataaaataaaaaaacaaaatagggttgaacagtacagtaaataaaatgtgactttaagACAGATATCACGATTCACTGGTGGAAAACTTCATTACTGGCGCCCATCCTTCTTGCACTTACCTTGCTTGTAGCTGCCTGCATTTCCGGGCAGGAAGAGCACAGGGGCACCGGTGAGTTTGAGCGCTCGGGTCTCCTGGGCGTACAGACCTTCTCCGTAGAGGTAGAGGCCGTACGCCGGGTACAGTCTGGCCACACGACGAGGCAGAGCCACGCGCTGTCAATccaccaacacagacacattcagtcTCAGACAGCCGTCACACGAGTAAAGTGAACACCTGCTGTACAGCCGGCAGACGACGCTTCCACCTCACCTACGTTATTATAAATACCTACAGtttattccatttttatttgatctGAGCAGTAATGAGATGTTGAATTTCTGGTGCAGTTGTCCCTTAACGCACCCCCTGACCTTCTTTACAGCCAGACAAACATTAAGTGTAAAAAAGGACGTGGATATTACTGATTAGTCTACTGCAAGACCACGAATCTGAAACACTTTTGATAACtgatgaatctttttttttttgtcaggcaaaaataccaaaacttGCGTTTGTGTTTCAATTGtgaggatttactgcttttgctgtatttttttaattggatATTTGGGGTTGTGAACTGCTTCTTTTATTGACTTTACACCAGATGATTAATCATagtgacaatgaaaatatttataagTTGCAGCCCTAATACTGGCAACATCAAATATAATCGTTTCCAGTCCCTTCAGCTCAGACCTTATCACAATtaaacaacaagcaaaatgtTATCACATTATGATTTGTCACACTGGCTATAAAATCTCTGactttccccttttctttgccgtggtgtgttggggcagcagcatcagagccagcgacacCAACAGACTTCataagatcatcaagaaggctgactctgtactcggtctcaggctggagtcttcTGAGACCGTGGTGGAAAGGAggacgctgaacaaactgttatccaacatggacaatgaacagcaccctctccaccacacagctgacagacagcagagcaccacctcccacaggctgctacagggacagatacaggaaatctttcctgccacatgccatcacactgtacaataacagctaaactctggtcgtaacatacagtcactacgcaCTTTTACGTTTACGTTTTACTCACTTACCTTacactctacctctactttattttgcactacattacactgtttactgttgtatatatactttttatattgccttgtatatatattttatatatgccacttttatttagctatttttaacattttgtttagcttgttgtgtgtattgctgctgctgcactgcaatttcccagcctgggatcaataaagtatatctatctatctatctatctatctatctttcttgtcttttacttcttaaaaaaacatttactaaaTAATTACTTGCTCTCTTGTCTATTCTGTATTCATCACAAGCTCTATAAGCCCAGATTCAAAACgacataaagacagaaaaagattttaatttttagataTGAGGAGCACCTtctgctctccttcctcccatacaacacaacaacaaggcCGGTGCCCACCCAGAGCAGCTGCCCCCAGCTGTGCTCCACTTCTGGACAGATGAGCACATTAGTGAACAGGACGGTGACctacatcacatttttaactgtCTTCACCTGACTTGTGGCTTCTGTGCCACACACGGCCGTGACTTACAAAACCCGATCTGCTCAGACGATCAGCTTTATGGTTTTATAGCAAGGCTAATTTCGGCTAATCTCACCCCCCGCAACAAACAGGCACACCCCCAACCAACCACTCAGGTGAGTCTGCCGATTAAAGCCATTGAGAGAAATACATGGACACCAGCCCTGCACACAACTATTAGCATGTGTCGGGAAACGGCTTAGGAGACGTAAAGACAGAGatcatttatgttttctgttcGGGTTTAAGCAAAATTTGATTCTCGGTGCTGGAATGATTTAGCGAAGCACAGGAGAGTTAGCTTCTGCCCACAAACAATACAACCAGTAGGTTAGGCTAGTAGCTAATTTGTGGATACTGTATGCGGTGTTTGGGGAAATAATTAGCCTCGCTACTCACCCGATACTCTGGGTATTCAAACATGTAGGTCATACTGCATCTGTTCTCCTCGAAGCCAGTCAGCAACTCCCGCAGGCCAGCCGCCAGAAGCCCCAGAACAAACCCGTAAAAGGCCACCGTGGCGAGTTTCATGGTTCGGTTCCGGCTCTGGGCTTTCGATATTACAGGTGTTTCATCTCCGCGTTCATTCCGCGCCCTCCTCGCCACCACGCAGGTTGACGTACTCGACCGGTTGAATCTCACAACAGAAACCAACATACTATACGAACAGCAGTGACGTGTACGTTTTCAGCCAATGGCAGGAAGGGACTTGAGGTACTTGACCAATAGGAGAGCAGACAGCTAGTGGAACGCTAACAAACCAGGAAGCTAAATCTAGCTGTTTTTGCTAAGTTTGACTCGTCTCCCGTCATTTCTTTCCTTCGTTTGTACAATTATTAGCTTCGATCCTTCAGAtacatagaaataaaaaaagacattccAGATGTGCCCATAGCGAACACTGTGGCCATATATGAACAAAGTAAACCTAATACATGTTGAGTGTAGAAAATACTACAGAAGTAACGCCACATTCATGAGTTTTCCGttctttaataaaacaatcaCAGGTCTGCTGCAGATGCATCAAGCTGCCTTAAcccttacaaacacacatgatatatacagtacatactgtatacatcATATACTTCAGGGTCACGTGAGTGCAGGTCACCCGTCAAATATTATGTGGGGAAAATAAAtcgttttttttcctgtggaaaCAAATCTGTCACATTGCATTTCAACAGCTTTACACCACACAGCcgtacacagacaaacactacATGGGAATAATTTACCAGAC is a window encoding:
- the pgap1 gene encoding GPI inositol-deacylase, with amino-acid sequence MLVSVVRFNRSSTSTCVVARRARNERGDETPVISKAQSRNRTMKLATVAFYGFVLGLLAAGLRELLTGFEENRCSMTYMFEYPEYRRVALPRRVARLYPAYGLYLYGEGLYAQETRALKLTGAPVLFLPGNAGSYKQARSLGSVALRKAENMEGGLHFNVFTVDFNEELVALYGGSLLRQTHFLHESIKAILRLYKHLKTPPQSVVLVGHSMGGVVARALYTLPRFNANLVSLIITQASPHLAPVLALDPYLLDFYSAVRQKWVNQANKLRNVTVLSVGGGYRDYQVRSGLTSLPCPPGDPNKLSLVATAVPRTWVSTDHLSIVWCKELVLATVRTFFDLIDPETRQFTVHPEKKMSVLNHHFVRHPVRMPGGTQDASISISDFPEAWSEVNTLRLAYSTPKEGQMKYFLFALSSRRKAYSHFYCRSNNLEMTSWVYGCTHKNASSCVHAVDLSMGTELLPPYKVLILSLSDLSSVTHLVVSASNLNGKQFTVECEWQRQASQTLSVPVPHVLSFGLTVSDITVNSSGLLHTIKLQHFHQVYQAFRINVASQCKVHKDRLPSVYIMNVPWFREDSFTTVSVPSVAEISGMLHTSRLDNTSDVLLRLHTAPNCQYKVSVRTSLPRVLGQILRFCGPMVPVYTAVTLLLACGGQLSSILKTRRAADMSQVVAKGLQPHKVSLPVYILHFLLSCSWFQEVWSALCLPLMDVLPPATPDATFHEGSGPAEEWPHLLSPLLYVFGAAVAYWGSTLLRLVMRLVSLIFTPLHRPSVSRDCGTLRPRTQLLIALCLIVMGGTSCGALSIFAAFLLHLYRVLRLQMTERSLSHMLNLAPRKHTEAENGAVDAESIRKSKECNGAPLLSECALQEVRDDLQLHLCLSALFTLPLMLSAPSLIHWIRNLRYSTQLDPDPCWPHIVPVIIVYMLLINCNTLKLSNSKLLPLTSCLPLPLAIATVTFSPLHLYRVTYFLLAALVPLASCCLL